Proteins from a genomic interval of Xylocopa sonorina isolate GNS202 chromosome 6, iyXylSono1_principal, whole genome shotgun sequence:
- the LOC143424495 gene encoding ribokinase isoform X2: MLGSDTYAQEYLKIFKKENIDISHIQIQENQHSGIAHITVAENGENCIVAVIGSNALLSTKHVDSAANVIRNADILLGQLETPVETTIHALKLHKGHGLSIVNGAPATENIDSELLRLCDIFCVNETEAEAMTGVQALDLSNIQHAIWKLLDMGCNTVIVTLGEHGAAYASREERTVKLISTTHVRPVDTTGAGDAFLGALAYFKAYHPGLSMDECVRRACAVATESVLKFGTHASFPSRDSLSPDLFA; this comes from the exons ATG TTAGGTTCCGATACCTATGCCCAAGAGTACTTAAAGATATTTAAGAAGGAAAATATAGACATCTCTCACATTCAAATACAAGAGAATCAACACAGTGGAATAGCACATATTACAGTTGCTGAAAATG GTGAGAACTGCATAGTAGCCGTGATAGGATCGAACGCGCTATTGAGTACCAAACACGTGGACTCTGCTGCCAATGTGATCCGGAATGCTGATATTTTATTAGGCCAACTTGAGACACCTGTAGAGACCACCATACATGCTTTGAAGCTTCATAAAGGCCACG GTTTGTCGATCGTAAATGGTGCGCCTGCCACAGAAAACATTGACTCTGAACTGTTGAGGCTCTGCGATATATTCTGCGTCAACGAGACCGAG GCGGAAGCAATGACAGGGGTACAGGCTTTGGACTTATCAAATATACAGCATGCCATTTGGAAGTTGTTGGATATGGGTTGCAATACGGTGATTGTTACCCTCGGCGAACATGGAGCGGCTTATGCGTCTCGAGAAGAAAGAACTGTTAAATTAATTTCAACGACACACGTTCGACCTGTGGATACAACG GGAGCTGGAGATGCATTTCTGGGCGCTCTTGCATATTTTAAAGCTTATCACCCAGGTCTTTCGATGGACGAGTGCGTTCGAAGAGCTTGCGCCGTTGCCACAGAATCTGTCCTAAAATTCGGCACACACGCGAGCTTTCCGAGCAGAGACAGCTTGTCCCCGGATCTGTTCGCAtaa
- the LOC143424495 gene encoding ribokinase isoform X1, with protein MCAKIVVVGSCMIDFTCFSPRLPKPGETLIGNRYEIKYGGKGANQCIAAVRLGASATIIASLGSDTYAQEYLKIFKKENIDISHIQIQENQHSGIAHITVAENGENCIVAVIGSNALLSTKHVDSAANVIRNADILLGQLETPVETTIHALKLHKGHGLSIVNGAPATENIDSELLRLCDIFCVNETEAEAMTGVQALDLSNIQHAIWKLLDMGCNTVIVTLGEHGAAYASREERTVKLISTTHVRPVDTTGAGDAFLGALAYFKAYHPGLSMDECVRRACAVATESVLKFGTHASFPSRDSLSPDLFA; from the exons atgtgTGCAAAAATTGTTGTTGTTGGTTCATGTATGATTGATTTCACATG CTTCTCCCCTCGTTTACCAAAACCTGGTGAAACGTTAATTGGTAATAGGTATGAGATAAAGTACGGTGGTAAAGGTGCTAATCAATGTATAGCAGCTGTCAGACTTGGTGCTTCTGCAACGATAATTGCTTCT TTAGGTTCCGATACCTATGCCCAAGAGTACTTAAAGATATTTAAGAAGGAAAATATAGACATCTCTCACATTCAAATACAAGAGAATCAACACAGTGGAATAGCACATATTACAGTTGCTGAAAATG GTGAGAACTGCATAGTAGCCGTGATAGGATCGAACGCGCTATTGAGTACCAAACACGTGGACTCTGCTGCCAATGTGATCCGGAATGCTGATATTTTATTAGGCCAACTTGAGACACCTGTAGAGACCACCATACATGCTTTGAAGCTTCATAAAGGCCACG GTTTGTCGATCGTAAATGGTGCGCCTGCCACAGAAAACATTGACTCTGAACTGTTGAGGCTCTGCGATATATTCTGCGTCAACGAGACCGAG GCGGAAGCAATGACAGGGGTACAGGCTTTGGACTTATCAAATATACAGCATGCCATTTGGAAGTTGTTGGATATGGGTTGCAATACGGTGATTGTTACCCTCGGCGAACATGGAGCGGCTTATGCGTCTCGAGAAGAAAGAACTGTTAAATTAATTTCAACGACACACGTTCGACCTGTGGATACAACG GGAGCTGGAGATGCATTTCTGGGCGCTCTTGCATATTTTAAAGCTTATCACCCAGGTCTTTCGATGGACGAGTGCGTTCGAAGAGCTTGCGCCGTTGCCACAGAATCTGTCCTAAAATTCGGCACACACGCGAGCTTTCCGAGCAGAGACAGCTTGTCCCCGGATCTGTTCGCAtaa
- the LOC143424903 gene encoding uncharacterized protein LOC143424903 isoform X1 gives MEQVDEVQSDIIKIESLITIDTPPSVDTESNTDHTKKSENISEAQENSLQDCTDNIIQDASPVNDCDITDSSKEIKSKNNGVTIESLDNVIINEVKEEVIKNELQSGDNQCTEDEVCKENQTKKLDEIKTDLTCAEDISLDKESKKISNNVEVVVPNKSGQNLKKQNVCTVLNIDTVDDTNAQCQALIKTLSETFEDKDQSLQVADTDADLSKLVDGSSEVMVLTVETVDNITEENIVLTVHEKDTNSSNTNDGPAKQSETKKTEIINEDFNLIDYAQESDGTIIEVISTEIVDTEIPETCTQETNKESPNRATSEKDSITSTTSETTNKPKIVSDISIKEESFQEVCSNISERYDAEQPEVNDKCKTDICDSPHKINPKKDVARNKIGTPTYNIHVKEENVSLNEANKIGVTKKRSVIQDIFDDWGDENTEDDNQSVSKVSDTVEIELKSLLNDTKTQAIEEDTVVLLEEEITCIEKEAVSADTGGIEIIGDNKELQMPKEQTDSDQTIKKQNSIKSLFKDQINFSMSQSSGKSAKDTAHDTVAFTQTSSSQVQTMPINRGRNLTSQIASQAEVTEALKERLREKQKIVEAPPQPDIFFVKKLTQRLSSKLAGGPGSFIPALIPLPSQPNVQSVGHCDKKLADNTNTGTSKESKSDNKELLAILEGDVDPDWSNLKPPTLIEEGKRPVKLEQNDNNTPPKLDPLVERELALKQLLELPVASVKRSASKKKKTTKPTPVKAFKDVKTKTVSSTEKDIVNIDLSNEPAKLAEDATSDRVPSPLVVEVHTPEKSTDMQDLRLDESRSGRKRKLTEKAREHEQQQSIVKRQKVYKGKIMVNKKQPQTNESAALVDVDATTENHISKNTVSPVEKNEDDVTIADEVTNRQITNNNRVEAPLDNPETNAPLKSPKQSLSKKGSQSIAKRNIVAKKILKQNMPSSKKATLKAKLNVPSKKSGSKVVPKSKRSTENSAADPKPKKKIINEIDRLLQDEGVVNLLYDVEQPDKKRLIPITKSQAKVMDIQKVQRELKLRKRLVRNAVLRLRTSTGSVSKVSPRSKRTSIYLSDMQVDKKIGDQIALVKPAGVTPQEFILPAKIRNAADASIIIRRHSSSSFSSASGSPRVSVDAPEKIEGIKIDEGGSHSLRSMKRRHSQDEKANVKKSKKKTVQKNDTGTEVPDIALKDKVTLPARPSKKSDAKKAEKNPKQPEADETNNDIGKVVTRSNGTATGKVTSKTKKTTKNKVTFAKTSESDNNEEFSKGEDELSACLAEAANALSVVNAGQRVANSTTNRKSKANANTVKVLELDSNKTKVDTRSQFSNKEINVRRHGNLVQLILTPSSSTKIRNALTLQVMQEFRETLSILKKDDDCRVVLLTSTGSSFCEGLELSMLLHTNKEERRVHAQETADAVKDFIKTLASFNKPIVAGVQGAAVGLGVTMLPLFDLVIASDKATFSTPYGKLGQIAEGAAVFTLSHILGSAITSELLLGGRTLTASEALRAGLVTRVLWPDRFQVELLPCLKAMSEQSSQSMEATKALLRHSLRKKLDAALESETYLLIQHWCSVECQTAIKAYIDGKVQ, from the exons ATGGAACAAGTAGATGAAGTTCAGAGCGATATCATTAAGATAGAATCGTTAATAACAATAGACACGCCACCGTCAGTAGATACGGAATCAAATACAGATCATACAAAAAAGTCGGAGAATATTTCTGAAGCtcaagaaaatagtttacaagATTGTACGGACAACATTATTCAGGATGCTTCGCCGGTAAACGATTGTGATATAACAGATTCATCTAAAGaaattaaaagtaaaaataatggAGTAACCATAGAGAGTTTAGATAATGTTATAATAAATGAAGTAAAAGAAGAGGTAATAAAGAATGAGTTACAATCAGGTGATAATCAATGTACAGAGGATGAAGTATGTAAGGAAAACCAGACGAAAAAGTTGGATGAAATCAAAACTGATTTAACGTGTGCTGAAGATATATCTTTGGATAAAGAaagtaaaaagatttcaaacaatgtcGAAGTGGTTGTCCCGAACAAGAGTGGCCAAAATTTGAAGAAGCAAAATGTTTGTACAGTGTTAAACATAGATACGGTCGACGACACAAATGCTCAGTGTCAAGCACTGATTAAAACACTTAGCGAAACTTTTGAAGATAAGGACCAATCGTTACAAGTTGCAGATACCGACGCGGATCTGTCTAAGTTAGTTGACGGTAGCTCAGAGGTAATGGTACTCACCGTAGAAACAGTAGACAATATAACcgaagaaaatattgttttaACAGTACACGAAAAGGATACCAATAGTTCGAACACAAATGATGGTCCCGCGAAGCAGAGTGAAACAAAGAAAACTGAAATTATAAATGAAGATTTTAACTTGATAGATTATGCTCAAGAGAGTGATGGAACTATAATAGAAGTAATTTCAACAGAAATTGTGGATACAGAAATTCCTGAAACTTGCACACAGGAAACCAATAAAGAGTCGCCCAATCGTGCTACTTCAGAAAAAGATTCTATTACTTCTACTACTTCGGAAACGACTAATAAACCAAAAATTGTGAGTGACATTAGTATTAAAGAAGAAAGCTTCCAAGAGGTGTGTAGCAACATCAGTGAGAGATATGATGCAGAGCAGCCAGAAGTGAATGACAAATGCAAGACTGATATTTGTGATAGTCCGCATAAAATTAATCCAAAAAAAGATGTTGCCCGTAATAAGATTGGCACGCCTACTTACAACATACATGTCAAAGAAGAAAATGTATCTCTGAATGAGGCAAACAAAATAGGCGTGACTAAGAAAAGAAGCGTGATTCAAGACATCTTCGATGATTGGGGCGACGAAAATACAGAGGATGATAATCAATCGGTATCCAAAGTGTCGGACACTGTGGAAATCGAGCTGAAAAGTTTATTAAATGATACAAAAACACAGGCGATAGAAGAGGACACGGTTGTGTTGCTTGAAGAAGAAATCACATGTATCGAAAAAGAAGCAGTTTCAGCAGATACTGGAGGAATTGAAATTATTGGAGATAATAAAGAGCTTCAAATGCCAAAAGAACAAACGGACAGCGATCAGACtataaaaaagcaaaatagTATAAAATCATTATTCAAGGACCAAATAAATTTTTCTATGTCGCAGAGTTCGGGCAAGTCTGCGAAGGATACTGCACATGATACAGTTGCATTTACACAGACGTCATCGTCGCAAGTACAAACGATGCCAATTAATCGCGGTCGAAATTTAACAAGTCAAATAGCATCGCAAGCCGAGGTAACAGAGGCGTTGAAAGAACGCCTCCGTGAGAAACAGAAAATCGTAGAAGCACCTCCGCAACCTGATATATTTTTCGTTAAAAAATTAACGCAGAGGTTGTCGAGCAAACTGGCTGGTGGCCCGGGAAGTTTCATACCCGCGCTTATACCCTTGCCTTCTCAACCTAACGTTCAGTCAGTCGGTCACTGTGATAAAAAGCTAGCGGATAATACGAATACGGGAACCAGCAAGGAGAGCAAATCCGATAATAAAGAATTGCTCGCGATACTGGAGGGTGATGTCGATCCAGACTGGTCTAATTTGAAACCGCCGACTTTAATAGAGGAAGGAAAACGTCCGGTGAAGCTCGAGCAAAATGATAATAATACACCACCGAAACTCGATCCTTTGGTTGAAAGGGAACTAGCGCTGAAGCAACTTTTAGAGCTACCCGTTGCATCGGTTAAAAGGAGCGcgtcgaaaaagaaaaaaacaactaaACCTACACCCGTTAAAGCCTTTAAGGATGTAAAAACGAAGACTGTTTCTAGCACGGAGAAAGATATCGTTAACATTGATTTAAGTAATGAACCCGCTAAACTTGCGGAAGATGCAACCTCCGATCGTGTTCCGTCTCCTTTGGTTGTTGAGGTCCATACCCCGGAGAAAAGTACGGACATGCAAGATCTACGTTTAGATGAATCAAGATCGGGTAGAAAACGGAAGCTCACGGAAAAGGCCAGAGAACACGAACAGCAGCAAAGTATCGTAAAACGTCAGAAGGTATACAAGGGTAAAATTATGGTAAATAAAAAGCAGCCTCAGACAAACGAATCGGCAGCTCTGGTCGATGTCGACGCGACAACCGAGAATCATATATCCAAGAATACTGTTTCACCTGTTGAGAAGAACGAGGATGATGTCACGATAGCAGATGAAGTAACGAACAGACAGATCACAAACAACAATAGAGTGGAGGCGCCGTTAGACAACCCAGAGACTAATGCACCTTTGAAGTCTCCCAAACAGAGCCTTAGTAAAAAGGGATCACAGTCTATCGCTAAAAGGAATATAGTAGCGAAAAAGATATTGAAGCAAAACATGCCTTCGAGTAAAAAAGCTACGTTGAAAGCGAAATTGAACGTTCCGTCGAAGAAGTCAGGCTCGAAAGTGGTCCCAAAGTCGAAACGATCCACGGAGAACAGTGCCGCAGACCCCAAGCCGAAGAAAAAGATTATAAACGAGATAGATAGATTGCTTCAAGACGAGGGCGTTGTTAATTTATTGTACGACGTGGAACAGCCGGATAAAAAGAGATTGATCCCGATTACCAAATCCCAAGCGAAAGTTATGGACATACAGAAGGTTCAACGTGAACTTAAACTTAGAAAAAGATTGGTACGCAACGCTGTTCTAAGATTACGCACGTCGACAGGGAGTGTATCAAAAGTGTCTCCGAGATCCAAGAGAACTTCCATTTACTTGAGTGATATGCAAGTAGATAAAAAGATCGGAGATCAAATCGCGTTGGTGAAACCAGCGGGCGTAACGCCTCAAGAGTTTATCTTACCTGCAAAAATAAGAAACGCGGCAGACGCGTCGATTATAATTAGGAGACACTCGTCTAGTTCGTTTTCCAGTGCATCTGGAAGTCCTAGAGTTAGCGTCGACGCCCCAGAGAAAATTGAAGGAATTAAAATTGACGAAGGAGGATCCCATTCTTTGAGGTCCATGAAAAGACGACACTCGCAAGATGAGAAAGCAAATGTAAAGAAAAGTAAAAAGAAAACTGTACAGAAAAATGATACAGGGACCGAAGTTCCTGATATTGCGTTGAAAGACAAGGTGACTTTGCCTGCGCGTCCTAGTAAAAAATCGGACGCGAAAAAAGCTGAGAAAAATCCTAAGCAACCAGAAGCAGACGAGACCAACAACGATATAGGAAAAGTTGTTACGAGATCAAACGGTACAGCTACAGGTAAGGTAACGTCAAAGACAAAGAAAACTACAAAGAACAAAGTTACATTCGCTAAAACAAGTGAATCGGATAACAATGAAGAATTTTCCAAAGGAGAAGATGAGCTTTCAGCCTGTCTTGCAGAGGCTGCAAATGCCCTGTCAGTAGTTAACGCTGGGCAGCGAGTCGCAAATTCAACGACGAACCGTAAAAGTAAAG CAAATGCAAACACCGTTAAGGTGCTGGAATTGGATAGTAATAAAACAAAAGTAGACACTCGCAGTCAATTCAGTAATAAAGAAATAAATGTACGTCGACATGGAAATCTGGTACAATTAATACTTACGCCGTCGTCCTCGACGAAAATAAGAAACGCGCTCACTCTTCAG GTGATGCAGGAATTTCGTGAAACGTTATCAATCCTGAAGAAAGACGACGATTGTAGGGTCGTTTTGTTAACATCGACGGGGAGTAGTTTTTGTGAAGGTCTTGAATTGTCTATGTTGTTGCATACGAATAAAGAAGAACGACGAGTCCATGCCCAAGAAACGGCGGATGCGGTTAA AGATTTTATTAAAACTTTAGCGTCGTTTAATAAGCCTATTGTCGCTGGAGTTCAGGGTGCCGCGGTTGGACTTGGAGTAACAATGTTACCTTTATTTGATCTTGTAATAGCTAGTGATAAAGCGACATTCAGCACGCCTTATGGGAAATTAGGGCAGATTGCCGAAGGCGCTGCTGTTTTCACTCTGTCGCACATATTAGGAAGTGCAATC ACAAGCGAATTATTATTGGGTGGAAGAACTCTAACGGCTAGTGAGGCACTAAGGGCTGGTCTTGTTACTCGGGTTCTGTGGCCTGATAGATTTCAAGTTGAATTACTACCATGTTTAAAAGCTATGAGCGAACAATCCTCACAG TCTATGGAAGCTACAAAGGCGTTGCTACGTCATAGCTTGCGAAAAAAATTGGACGCCGCATTAGAGTCGGAAACGTATTTGTTGATTCAGCATTGGTGTTCTGTAGAATGTCAAACTGCCATAAAGGCTTACATTGATGGAAAAGTCCAGTGA
- the LOC143424903 gene encoding uncharacterized protein LOC143424903 isoform X2 → MEQVDEVQSDIIKIESLITIDTPPSVDTESNTDHTKKSENISEAQENSLQDCTDNIIQDASPVNDCDITDSSKEIKSKNNGVTIESLDNVIINEVKEEVIKNELQSGDNQCTEDEVCKENQTKKLDEIKTDLTCAEDISLDKESKKISNNVEVVVPNKSGQNLKKQNVCTVLNIDTVDDTNAQCQALIKTLSETFEDKDQSLQVADTDADLSKLVDGSSEVMVLTVETVDNITEENIVLTVHEKDTNSSNTNDGPAKQSETKKTEIINEDFNLIDYAQESDGTIIEVISTEIVDTEIPETCTQETNKESPNRATSEKDSITSTTSETTNKPKIVSDISIKEESFQEVCSNISERYDAEQPEVNDKCKTDICDSPHKINPKKDVARNKIGTPTYNIHVKEENVSLNEANKIGVTKKRSVIQDIFDDWGDENTEDDNQSVSKVSDTVEIELKSLLNDTKTQAIEEDTVVLLEEEITCIEKEAVSADTGGIEIIGDNKELQMPKEQTDSDQTIKKQNSIKSLFKDQINFSMSQSSGKSAKDTAHDTVAFTQTSSSQVQTMPINRGRNLTSQIASQAEVTEALKERLREKQKIVEAPPQPDIFFVKKLTQRLSSKLAGGPGSFIPALIPLPSQPNVQSVGHCDKKLADNTNTGTSKESKSDNKELLAILEGDVDPDWSNLKPPTLIEEGKRPVKLEQNDNNTPPKLDPLVERELALKQLLELPVASVKRSASKKKKTTKPTPVKAFKDVKTKTVSSTEKDIVNIDLSNEPAKLAEDATSDRVPSPLVVEVHTPEKSTDMQDLRLDESRSGRKRKLTEKAREHEQQQSIVKRQKVYKGKIMVNKKQPQTNESAALVDVDATTENHISKNTVSPVEKNEDDVTIADEVTNRQITNNNRVEAPLDNPETNAPLKSPKQSLSKKGSQSIAKRNIVAKKILKQNMPSSKKATLKAKLNVPSKKSGSKVVPKSKRSTENSAADPKPKKKIINEIDRLLQDEGVVNLLYDVEQPDKKRLIPITKSQAKVMDIQKVQRELKLRKRLVRNAVLRLRTSTGSVSKVSPRSKRTSIYLSDMQVDKKIGDQIALVKPAGVTPQEFILPAKIRNAADASIIIRRHSSSSFSSASGSPRVSVDAPEKIEGIKIDEGGSHSLRSMKRRHSQDEKANVKKSKKKTVQKNDTGTEVPDIALKDKVTLPARPSKKSDAKKAEKNPKQPEADETNNDIGKVVTRSNGTATGEDELSACLAEAANALSVVNAGQRVANSTTNRKSKANANTVKVLELDSNKTKVDTRSQFSNKEINVRRHGNLVQLILTPSSSTKIRNALTLQVMQEFRETLSILKKDDDCRVVLLTSTGSSFCEGLELSMLLHTNKEERRVHAQETADAVKDFIKTLASFNKPIVAGVQGAAVGLGVTMLPLFDLVIASDKATFSTPYGKLGQIAEGAAVFTLSHILGSAITSELLLGGRTLTASEALRAGLVTRVLWPDRFQVELLPCLKAMSEQSSQSMEATKALLRHSLRKKLDAALESETYLLIQHWCSVECQTAIKAYIDGKVQ, encoded by the exons ATGGAACAAGTAGATGAAGTTCAGAGCGATATCATTAAGATAGAATCGTTAATAACAATAGACACGCCACCGTCAGTAGATACGGAATCAAATACAGATCATACAAAAAAGTCGGAGAATATTTCTGAAGCtcaagaaaatagtttacaagATTGTACGGACAACATTATTCAGGATGCTTCGCCGGTAAACGATTGTGATATAACAGATTCATCTAAAGaaattaaaagtaaaaataatggAGTAACCATAGAGAGTTTAGATAATGTTATAATAAATGAAGTAAAAGAAGAGGTAATAAAGAATGAGTTACAATCAGGTGATAATCAATGTACAGAGGATGAAGTATGTAAGGAAAACCAGACGAAAAAGTTGGATGAAATCAAAACTGATTTAACGTGTGCTGAAGATATATCTTTGGATAAAGAaagtaaaaagatttcaaacaatgtcGAAGTGGTTGTCCCGAACAAGAGTGGCCAAAATTTGAAGAAGCAAAATGTTTGTACAGTGTTAAACATAGATACGGTCGACGACACAAATGCTCAGTGTCAAGCACTGATTAAAACACTTAGCGAAACTTTTGAAGATAAGGACCAATCGTTACAAGTTGCAGATACCGACGCGGATCTGTCTAAGTTAGTTGACGGTAGCTCAGAGGTAATGGTACTCACCGTAGAAACAGTAGACAATATAACcgaagaaaatattgttttaACAGTACACGAAAAGGATACCAATAGTTCGAACACAAATGATGGTCCCGCGAAGCAGAGTGAAACAAAGAAAACTGAAATTATAAATGAAGATTTTAACTTGATAGATTATGCTCAAGAGAGTGATGGAACTATAATAGAAGTAATTTCAACAGAAATTGTGGATACAGAAATTCCTGAAACTTGCACACAGGAAACCAATAAAGAGTCGCCCAATCGTGCTACTTCAGAAAAAGATTCTATTACTTCTACTACTTCGGAAACGACTAATAAACCAAAAATTGTGAGTGACATTAGTATTAAAGAAGAAAGCTTCCAAGAGGTGTGTAGCAACATCAGTGAGAGATATGATGCAGAGCAGCCAGAAGTGAATGACAAATGCAAGACTGATATTTGTGATAGTCCGCATAAAATTAATCCAAAAAAAGATGTTGCCCGTAATAAGATTGGCACGCCTACTTACAACATACATGTCAAAGAAGAAAATGTATCTCTGAATGAGGCAAACAAAATAGGCGTGACTAAGAAAAGAAGCGTGATTCAAGACATCTTCGATGATTGGGGCGACGAAAATACAGAGGATGATAATCAATCGGTATCCAAAGTGTCGGACACTGTGGAAATCGAGCTGAAAAGTTTATTAAATGATACAAAAACACAGGCGATAGAAGAGGACACGGTTGTGTTGCTTGAAGAAGAAATCACATGTATCGAAAAAGAAGCAGTTTCAGCAGATACTGGAGGAATTGAAATTATTGGAGATAATAAAGAGCTTCAAATGCCAAAAGAACAAACGGACAGCGATCAGACtataaaaaagcaaaatagTATAAAATCATTATTCAAGGACCAAATAAATTTTTCTATGTCGCAGAGTTCGGGCAAGTCTGCGAAGGATACTGCACATGATACAGTTGCATTTACACAGACGTCATCGTCGCAAGTACAAACGATGCCAATTAATCGCGGTCGAAATTTAACAAGTCAAATAGCATCGCAAGCCGAGGTAACAGAGGCGTTGAAAGAACGCCTCCGTGAGAAACAGAAAATCGTAGAAGCACCTCCGCAACCTGATATATTTTTCGTTAAAAAATTAACGCAGAGGTTGTCGAGCAAACTGGCTGGTGGCCCGGGAAGTTTCATACCCGCGCTTATACCCTTGCCTTCTCAACCTAACGTTCAGTCAGTCGGTCACTGTGATAAAAAGCTAGCGGATAATACGAATACGGGAACCAGCAAGGAGAGCAAATCCGATAATAAAGAATTGCTCGCGATACTGGAGGGTGATGTCGATCCAGACTGGTCTAATTTGAAACCGCCGACTTTAATAGAGGAAGGAAAACGTCCGGTGAAGCTCGAGCAAAATGATAATAATACACCACCGAAACTCGATCCTTTGGTTGAAAGGGAACTAGCGCTGAAGCAACTTTTAGAGCTACCCGTTGCATCGGTTAAAAGGAGCGcgtcgaaaaagaaaaaaacaactaaACCTACACCCGTTAAAGCCTTTAAGGATGTAAAAACGAAGACTGTTTCTAGCACGGAGAAAGATATCGTTAACATTGATTTAAGTAATGAACCCGCTAAACTTGCGGAAGATGCAACCTCCGATCGTGTTCCGTCTCCTTTGGTTGTTGAGGTCCATACCCCGGAGAAAAGTACGGACATGCAAGATCTACGTTTAGATGAATCAAGATCGGGTAGAAAACGGAAGCTCACGGAAAAGGCCAGAGAACACGAACAGCAGCAAAGTATCGTAAAACGTCAGAAGGTATACAAGGGTAAAATTATGGTAAATAAAAAGCAGCCTCAGACAAACGAATCGGCAGCTCTGGTCGATGTCGACGCGACAACCGAGAATCATATATCCAAGAATACTGTTTCACCTGTTGAGAAGAACGAGGATGATGTCACGATAGCAGATGAAGTAACGAACAGACAGATCACAAACAACAATAGAGTGGAGGCGCCGTTAGACAACCCAGAGACTAATGCACCTTTGAAGTCTCCCAAACAGAGCCTTAGTAAAAAGGGATCACAGTCTATCGCTAAAAGGAATATAGTAGCGAAAAAGATATTGAAGCAAAACATGCCTTCGAGTAAAAAAGCTACGTTGAAAGCGAAATTGAACGTTCCGTCGAAGAAGTCAGGCTCGAAAGTGGTCCCAAAGTCGAAACGATCCACGGAGAACAGTGCCGCAGACCCCAAGCCGAAGAAAAAGATTATAAACGAGATAGATAGATTGCTTCAAGACGAGGGCGTTGTTAATTTATTGTACGACGTGGAACAGCCGGATAAAAAGAGATTGATCCCGATTACCAAATCCCAAGCGAAAGTTATGGACATACAGAAGGTTCAACGTGAACTTAAACTTAGAAAAAGATTGGTACGCAACGCTGTTCTAAGATTACGCACGTCGACAGGGAGTGTATCAAAAGTGTCTCCGAGATCCAAGAGAACTTCCATTTACTTGAGTGATATGCAAGTAGATAAAAAGATCGGAGATCAAATCGCGTTGGTGAAACCAGCGGGCGTAACGCCTCAAGAGTTTATCTTACCTGCAAAAATAAGAAACGCGGCAGACGCGTCGATTATAATTAGGAGACACTCGTCTAGTTCGTTTTCCAGTGCATCTGGAAGTCCTAGAGTTAGCGTCGACGCCCCAGAGAAAATTGAAGGAATTAAAATTGACGAAGGAGGATCCCATTCTTTGAGGTCCATGAAAAGACGACACTCGCAAGATGAGAAAGCAAATGTAAAGAAAAGTAAAAAGAAAACTGTACAGAAAAATGATACAGGGACCGAAGTTCCTGATATTGCGTTGAAAGACAAGGTGACTTTGCCTGCGCGTCCTAGTAAAAAATCGGACGCGAAAAAAGCTGAGAAAAATCCTAAGCAACCAGAAGCAGACGAGACCAACAACGATATAGGAAAAGTTGTTACGAGATCAAACGGTACAGCTACAG GAGAAGATGAGCTTTCAGCCTGTCTTGCAGAGGCTGCAAATGCCCTGTCAGTAGTTAACGCTGGGCAGCGAGTCGCAAATTCAACGACGAACCGTAAAAGTAAAG CAAATGCAAACACCGTTAAGGTGCTGGAATTGGATAGTAATAAAACAAAAGTAGACACTCGCAGTCAATTCAGTAATAAAGAAATAAATGTACGTCGACATGGAAATCTGGTACAATTAATACTTACGCCGTCGTCCTCGACGAAAATAAGAAACGCGCTCACTCTTCAG GTGATGCAGGAATTTCGTGAAACGTTATCAATCCTGAAGAAAGACGACGATTGTAGGGTCGTTTTGTTAACATCGACGGGGAGTAGTTTTTGTGAAGGTCTTGAATTGTCTATGTTGTTGCATACGAATAAAGAAGAACGACGAGTCCATGCCCAAGAAACGGCGGATGCGGTTAA AGATTTTATTAAAACTTTAGCGTCGTTTAATAAGCCTATTGTCGCTGGAGTTCAGGGTGCCGCGGTTGGACTTGGAGTAACAATGTTACCTTTATTTGATCTTGTAATAGCTAGTGATAAAGCGACATTCAGCACGCCTTATGGGAAATTAGGGCAGATTGCCGAAGGCGCTGCTGTTTTCACTCTGTCGCACATATTAGGAAGTGCAATC ACAAGCGAATTATTATTGGGTGGAAGAACTCTAACGGCTAGTGAGGCACTAAGGGCTGGTCTTGTTACTCGGGTTCTGTGGCCTGATAGATTTCAAGTTGAATTACTACCATGTTTAAAAGCTATGAGCGAACAATCCTCACAG TCTATGGAAGCTACAAAGGCGTTGCTACGTCATAGCTTGCGAAAAAAATTGGACGCCGCATTAGAGTCGGAAACGTATTTGTTGATTCAGCATTGGTGTTCTGTAGAATGTCAAACTGCCATAAAGGCTTACATTGATGGAAAAGTCCAGTGA